In Cystobacter ferrugineus, the following proteins share a genomic window:
- a CDS encoding response regulator — MNILVVDDDVELCTLLSRFLEKHGYTVYSASDALQALDILERHDVGLIISDYRMPHMDGIQFTGMLKADPRHQGTSVILMTGNADGNVQDKGLRKGVAMTLEKPLDFNQLLNLVRFAE; from the coding sequence GTGAACATTCTGGTCGTGGATGATGATGTCGAGCTGTGCACCCTGCTCTCGCGCTTCCTCGAGAAGCACGGGTACACCGTCTATTCCGCGTCCGATGCCCTGCAGGCCCTGGACATCCTCGAGCGCCATGACGTGGGGCTCATCATCAGTGACTACCGGATGCCCCACATGGACGGCATCCAGTTCACCGGGATGCTCAAGGCGGACCCCCGGCACCAGGGCACCTCCGTCATCCTCATGACGGGCAACGCCGACGGCAACGTGCAGGACAAGGGCCTGCGCAAGGGCGTGGCGATGACCCTGGAGAAGCCCCTGGACTTCAACCAGCTGCTCAACCTGGTGCGCTTCGCCGAGTAG
- a CDS encoding metallopeptidase family protein → MSPSMGKRTSKRAPADWEARLEGVAAAFDRGAHQEALAGADALLAEDDSLAEALHWRAAALTELGRLDEALETYSRAVKVAPDDLELLLSATECLVGRVGDDREAVEDGLALCARGRKLAQRAGDVELLFEFLLWEGIGLNQVGECARALTSLEAALGHVPRSVEARLERAIALFELCRFGEAEAALEELLGDAPDEPWAHHYLGLLAERRGDGKAALGHFTRARALAPEEFPPPVELGEEAFDKAVEDAVKALPGHVKEYLDNVTLAVEEIPKDEDLMGESPPLSPCILGVFRGTPVGERHSILGTFDPYPASIVLYQKNLERFAKTREELIEQIGITVMHEVGHLMGLDEEDLWQRGLD, encoded by the coding sequence ATGTCGCCGAGCATGGGGAAGCGGACGTCGAAGCGGGCGCCGGCGGATTGGGAGGCCCGGCTCGAGGGGGTGGCGGCGGCCTTCGACCGGGGCGCCCACCAGGAGGCCCTGGCCGGAGCGGACGCGCTGCTGGCCGAGGACGACTCCCTGGCCGAGGCCCTGCACTGGCGCGCGGCGGCCCTCACCGAGCTGGGACGGCTCGACGAGGCCCTGGAGACCTACTCGCGCGCCGTGAAGGTCGCCCCGGATGACCTGGAGCTGCTGCTGTCGGCCACTGAATGCCTGGTGGGTCGGGTGGGAGACGATCGCGAGGCGGTGGAGGACGGGCTGGCCCTGTGCGCCCGCGGACGCAAGCTCGCCCAGCGCGCCGGGGACGTCGAGCTGCTCTTCGAGTTCCTCTTGTGGGAGGGCATTGGACTCAATCAGGTAGGGGAATGTGCGCGAGCCCTGACGAGCCTGGAGGCGGCGCTCGGGCATGTGCCGCGCTCGGTGGAGGCGAGGCTGGAGCGGGCCATTGCCCTGTTCGAGTTGTGCCGCTTCGGCGAGGCGGAGGCGGCGCTCGAGGAGCTCCTGGGCGATGCCCCGGACGAGCCATGGGCCCACCACTACCTGGGGCTGCTGGCGGAGCGGCGGGGAGATGGGAAGGCGGCGCTCGGGCACTTCACGAGGGCGCGCGCCCTCGCGCCCGAGGAGTTCCCGCCCCCGGTGGAGTTGGGGGAAGAGGCGTTCGACAAGGCCGTCGAGGACGCGGTGAAGGCGCTGCCAGGGCACGTGAAGGAGTACCTGGACAACGTGACACTCGCGGTGGAGGAGATTCCCAAGGATGAGGATCTGATGGGCGAGTCCCCTCCCCTCTCCCCGTGCATCCTGGGGGTGTTCCGGGGAACGCCGGTGGGCGAGCGCCACAGCATCCTGGGCACGTTCGACCCCTACCCGGCCTCCATCGTGCTGTACCAGAAGAACCTGGAGCGCTTCGCGAAGACGCGCGAGGAGCTCATCGAGCAGATCGGCATCACGGTGATGCACGAGGTCGGACACTTGATGGGGCTCGACGAGGAGGACCTGTGGCAGCGGGGGCTGGACTGA
- a CDS encoding alpha/beta hydrolase-fold protein, with protein sequence MPSTSELGLRRSNPPPQSSQGRRKQRLPTLLVDQGTADKFLHEQLRPELLREACDAVGQPLNLRIHEGYDHGYYFVPTFMEDHLCHHAVARNA encoded by the coding sequence GTGCCAAGTACCTCCGAGCTGGGGCTGAGGAGGAGCAATCCTCCTCCTCAAAGTTCCCAGGGGCGCCGCAAGCAGCGGCTGCCCACGCTGCTGGTGGACCAGGGCACGGCGGACAAGTTCCTCCATGAGCAGCTGAGGCCGGAGTTGCTGCGCGAGGCCTGCGACGCCGTGGGCCAGCCCCTCAACCTGCGTATTCATGAGGGCTACGACCACGGCTACTACTTTGTGCCCACGTTCATGGAGGACCACCTGTGCCACCATGCGGTGGCGCGGAACGCGTAG
- a CDS encoding IS4 family transposase, whose protein sequence is MRKPRLNEQQVHSFLESLFEKDLHAKRILSLSHAVLGVIHAAGLGIHTIAKALAWARGTRGKHGVKQVDRMLSNQGINVWELFALWVPYVLGQRDKAVVALDWTDFDADGQTTLVASLVASHGRTTPLVWHTLEKAALEGMRNETEDFVLQRLREVVPEGVGVIVLADRGFGDQKFYALLVQLKFDYVVRFLQCIQVMDEHGEKKSAGEWVPETGRALRLVGARLTHDEAPVPAVVCVKKKGMEDAWCLATSLKEATAAFVVGLYGKRFRTEETFRDVKDLRFGMGLSWVRVSSPERRDRLLLVSALACGLLTLLGAAGESLGMERYLKCNAVKTRTYSLFRQGCEYYQAIPMMPEEQLMPLLERFAQILGEQPIFREVFGPI, encoded by the coding sequence ATGCGCAAGCCTCGCCTGAATGAGCAGCAGGTGCATTCGTTCCTGGAGTCCCTCTTCGAGAAAGACCTGCACGCCAAACGAATCCTCTCCCTCTCCCATGCGGTGCTCGGTGTAATCCACGCGGCCGGCCTGGGGATACACACCATTGCAAAGGCGCTGGCCTGGGCGCGAGGGACACGCGGCAAGCACGGGGTGAAGCAGGTGGACCGGATGTTGTCCAACCAGGGAATCAACGTCTGGGAGTTGTTCGCCCTCTGGGTGCCGTACGTGTTGGGGCAGCGCGACAAGGCCGTGGTTGCCCTGGACTGGACGGACTTCGACGCCGATGGACAGACGACGCTGGTGGCCTCACTGGTAGCGAGCCATGGGCGTACCACGCCGCTGGTGTGGCACACGTTGGAGAAGGCCGCGCTGGAGGGGATGCGCAACGAGACGGAGGACTTCGTGCTGCAGAGATTGCGCGAGGTGGTGCCCGAGGGGGTGGGTGTCATCGTACTGGCAGACCGGGGATTCGGAGACCAGAAGTTCTATGCCCTGCTGGTGCAGTTGAAGTTCGACTACGTGGTGCGCTTCCTCCAGTGCATTCAAGTCATGGACGAGCATGGGGAGAAGAAGAGCGCGGGGGAGTGGGTGCCCGAAACAGGAAGGGCATTGCGCCTGGTAGGGGCCCGCCTGACACACGACGAGGCGCCGGTGCCGGCGGTGGTGTGCGTGAAGAAGAAGGGGATGGAGGATGCGTGGTGCCTGGCGACGAGCCTGAAGGAGGCCACGGCGGCTTTCGTGGTGGGGCTGTACGGCAAGAGGTTTCGTACGGAGGAGACGTTCCGGGACGTGAAGGATTTGCGCTTCGGGATGGGTCTGTCGTGGGTGAGGGTGAGCTCACCCGAGAGGAGGGACAGGCTGTTGCTGGTGAGCGCGCTCGCGTGTGGACTGTTGACCCTGCTGGGCGCAGCGGGAGAAAGCCTGGGAATGGAGCGCTACCTCAAGTGCAATGCGGTGAAGACGCGCACCTACTCGCTCTTCCGACAGGGATGTGAATATTACCAGGCCATCCCGATGATGCCTGAGGAGCAGTTGATGCCATTGCTGGAGCGGTTCGCTCAGATCCTGGGCGAACAACCCATTTTTCGTGAAGTCTTCGGCCCCATATGA
- a CDS encoding sensor histidine kinase — MANSIGFKFNARVLVELGAELISSDSVAIYELVKNSLDAKSKTVDIHVDVALPYSAYDQLMGALDSGVDLKVFHEGVRNHVEEAGGTPEVQQRFFEKYGVPSSRQETQKRLHDAYVFSSCILVKDSGSGMGMEELEQNYMTVGTPVRRAEKTQFVELMTRTVSRLHFRYDKAIAGIPLGEKGIGRLAAMRLGHYIRVKTKKTGEQNWNILLLDWREAFADIQAEASSLVFKAVKEPCESTEIGSSGTWIYIHDLQADWSPEKISSIVRADLAKMKDVYTDFRANKFMRVQFQGKEVKVPSFDREPLNHADAVCEARLEYNDKDQPVLRMFVDYRRLSSQNTDTLEGDHLRACVREEPSRKKAKKKDLLVDAEFVAKALESLGPWEMKFYWFNRGRLMRDNPPLYENAVKGFLNDWGGGFLVYRDGYRVYPYGERSDDWLDLDRKALSSSAYKLNRAQMVGYLRISSIANPKLQDQTNREGFRNSYEKEALRRLLRYVILGFCKAFLEDVERKKEPPLDEVVTDVENRISTSKDGAIKSLKAIRARVPQESDSVGKVMEHLEEVSEAWERAKLRIENFEEDLDRFMHLAGVGLMLEFIAHELARVTHDTLQAVAAKKFSPQVIEAQLKTLDRRVRILDELSIPGRQQRRENDVNEVVSLLVEFHANRAAREQIEVKVVDEGGKGSFRETFEKGQILQILDNLLNNSFYWISNQLNPSEPGQITITLDRRRREIRFRDNGPGIPKQRSEQIFEQFFTTKPPQAGRGLGLYIARRLAQENKASLSLGPPDADGLHRVFILKFGVDAA; from the coding sequence GTGGCCAACAGCATCGGTTTCAAATTCAATGCGCGTGTTCTGGTGGAGCTGGGGGCTGAACTCATCAGCTCGGATTCAGTGGCCATCTACGAACTGGTCAAGAACTCGCTGGATGCGAAATCCAAGACCGTGGACATCCACGTAGATGTTGCGCTGCCTTACTCCGCCTACGATCAGTTGATGGGGGCACTGGACAGTGGTGTCGACCTTAAAGTCTTCCATGAAGGCGTGCGCAACCACGTTGAAGAAGCCGGGGGTACCCCCGAGGTACAACAAAGATTCTTCGAGAAATACGGCGTTCCGTCATCGCGGCAGGAGACCCAAAAACGCCTGCACGATGCTTATGTCTTTAGTAGCTGCATCTTGGTCAAGGATTCTGGCTCAGGGATGGGGATGGAGGAGTTGGAGCAGAACTACATGACGGTCGGTACTCCGGTACGGAGGGCCGAGAAAACTCAATTTGTGGAGCTGATGACCCGGACGGTATCGCGGCTTCACTTCCGCTATGACAAAGCCATTGCCGGCATCCCGCTTGGTGAGAAAGGCATTGGTCGCCTTGCGGCGATGCGGCTTGGCCACTACATCAGGGTGAAAACCAAGAAGACCGGCGAGCAGAACTGGAACATCCTTCTTCTTGATTGGCGTGAAGCATTCGCGGACATCCAAGCCGAAGCATCTTCGCTGGTATTTAAAGCAGTGAAAGAACCTTGCGAATCAACCGAGATCGGTTCGTCCGGAACCTGGATCTACATTCATGACCTACAGGCAGACTGGTCTCCGGAAAAGATTTCCAGCATTGTTAGAGCAGACCTAGCCAAAATGAAGGACGTCTATACGGACTTCCGGGCGAACAAGTTCATGCGTGTGCAGTTCCAAGGGAAAGAAGTTAAAGTCCCCAGTTTTGACCGAGAACCGCTCAACCATGCTGATGCCGTCTGCGAAGCTCGTCTAGAGTACAACGACAAAGATCAGCCGGTCCTGCGCATGTTCGTGGACTACCGAAGGCTGAGTAGTCAAAACACGGATACACTAGAAGGTGATCATCTCCGCGCGTGCGTGAGAGAAGAGCCTTCTCGAAAAAAAGCCAAGAAGAAAGATCTGCTTGTCGATGCGGAGTTTGTCGCCAAAGCGTTGGAAAGCTTAGGTCCGTGGGAGATGAAGTTCTACTGGTTCAACCGCGGCCGTCTGATGCGTGACAACCCTCCGCTCTACGAGAATGCAGTGAAGGGTTTCTTGAACGACTGGGGTGGCGGCTTTTTGGTGTACCGCGATGGTTACCGGGTCTACCCGTACGGAGAGCGCTCCGACGACTGGCTTGATTTGGACCGCAAGGCCCTTTCGTCCAGTGCGTATAAACTCAATCGGGCGCAGATGGTGGGCTATCTCCGCATCTCCTCCATTGCCAACCCGAAGTTGCAGGACCAAACGAACCGGGAGGGATTCCGCAACTCCTACGAGAAGGAAGCACTGCGCCGACTCTTGCGCTACGTGATTTTGGGATTCTGCAAGGCTTTTCTTGAGGATGTGGAACGCAAGAAGGAGCCGCCCCTTGATGAAGTGGTGACGGATGTCGAGAATCGAATCTCCACTTCCAAGGACGGTGCGATCAAAAGCCTGAAAGCCATCCGAGCGCGCGTGCCCCAGGAGAGTGACAGCGTCGGCAAGGTGATGGAGCATCTCGAGGAGGTCAGCGAGGCGTGGGAACGCGCCAAACTTCGGATCGAGAACTTCGAGGAAGACCTTGATCGGTTCATGCATCTGGCGGGCGTTGGCTTGATGCTGGAGTTCATTGCTCATGAACTAGCACGGGTCACGCACGACACCTTGCAGGCTGTCGCGGCAAAGAAGTTTTCCCCGCAGGTGATCGAGGCCCAGCTGAAAACCCTTGATCGCCGGGTCCGTATCCTCGACGAACTCAGCATTCCAGGGCGGCAGCAGCGCCGTGAAAACGACGTCAATGAGGTCGTGAGTCTGCTAGTTGAGTTCCATGCCAATCGCGCGGCGCGAGAGCAGATCGAGGTCAAAGTGGTTGACGAAGGCGGAAAGGGTTCCTTTCGCGAGACGTTCGAGAAAGGCCAGATCCTGCAGATCCTCGACAACTTGCTCAATAACTCCTTCTATTGGATTTCTAATCAGCTGAATCCGAGCGAACCGGGGCAGATTACGATTACGTTGGATCGCCGTCGACGGGAGATTCGTTTCAGGGACAACGGTCCAGGAATTCCGAAGCAGCGCTCTGAGCAGATCTTCGAGCAGTTCTTCACGACCAAGCCACCGCAGGCTGGGCGTGGTCTGGGCCTATACATTGCGCGACGCCTTGCACAGGAGAACAAAGCGTCGCTATCGCTAGGACCGCCAGACGCCGACGGCTTGCACCGGGTTTTCATCCTGAAGTTCGGCGTGGACGCCGCTTAA
- a CDS encoding phosphoadenosine phosphosulfate reductase family protein → MSKPVRHILSLSGGKDSAALAVYMRDRVPEMEYIFHDSQMELPETYAYLERLEAYLGKPIVKTTAERGFEHWWRIYGKMIPSNNRRWCTRQLKLKPFEAYVGSDTVLNYIGLRADEEREGYISHKSNITPVYPFREDGLVYADIQRILEDSGLGLPKYTEWGRTRSGCYFCFYQQKIEWVRLKEKYPALFEQAKRYEQANDDKYNPFYWSGNESLTELERPERMAAIKQDWERKKARRTPKGATLLQVLGGAEEEDDDDRACLICQL, encoded by the coding sequence ATGAGCAAACCCGTACGTCACATATTGAGTCTATCGGGCGGCAAGGACAGTGCCGCGCTCGCGGTGTATATGCGCGATCGAGTTCCCGAGATGGAGTACATCTTCCACGACTCGCAGATGGAGTTGCCGGAAACCTACGCCTATCTTGAGCGCCTTGAGGCATATCTTGGTAAACCGATCGTCAAGACGACCGCGGAGCGTGGCTTTGAGCACTGGTGGCGTATCTATGGGAAGATGATTCCTTCGAACAATCGCCGCTGGTGTACTCGCCAGTTGAAGTTGAAGCCTTTCGAGGCGTATGTCGGCTCCGACACGGTACTGAATTACATCGGTTTGCGTGCCGATGAAGAACGTGAAGGGTACATCAGCCATAAGTCGAACATCACCCCGGTGTACCCATTTCGTGAAGACGGACTTGTCTACGCCGATATCCAGAGAATCCTCGAGGACTCAGGGTTGGGGCTGCCCAAGTATACAGAATGGGGCCGTACCCGCTCAGGGTGCTATTTCTGTTTCTATCAACAGAAGATTGAGTGGGTACGCTTGAAGGAGAAGTACCCCGCGCTGTTTGAGCAAGCCAAACGTTATGAGCAGGCGAACGATGACAAGTACAACCCGTTCTATTGGAGCGGGAACGAGTCTCTGACGGAACTCGAGCGGCCGGAACGCATGGCGGCGATCAAGCAAGATTGGGAGCGGAAGAAGGCTCGTCGGACTCCGAAGGGAGCAACTCTACTCCAAGTACTTGGAGGCGCAGAGGAGGAGGACGACGATGACCGTGCCTGCTTGATCTGCCAGCTCTAG